From Nitrospirota bacterium:
ATGATGTTTTGTATGCTGATAGCTGGGCGCGAAAAGAGGCTTGTCGGCTCATTGAAAATTTTCAGGGGAAAAAATAAGGAGTAAATCCAGATGTTATACACGATTGTGACTTTCATTATTGTTTTAGGTATTCTGGTGGTCATTCATGAGTGGGGCCATTTTTACATTGCCCGCAGAAACGGTGTTCGGATTTTAAAGTTTTCGGTAGGATTCGGGCCAAAAATTTACGGAAAAAAAATCGGAGACACCGAATATGTGGTTTCCGCAATTCCCTTGGGCGGTTTTGTCAAAATGGCCGGGGAGAATCCGGATGAAATTCAAAAAGCGCCCGATGAATTTGCCTCAAAAACCGTTTGGCAGAGGGCCAAGATCGTATTTGCCGGTCCGTTCATGAACCTTTTTTTAGCGTTTGCCTTAATGCCGTTGGTTTTTTTAATCGGGACCGATGTTCCAGCTTATATTGATCAGGCTCCTAAAATCGGCTGGGTTGATGAAAACTCGCCCGCACAGGAAGCGGGGCTCCAGCCGGGAGACGTCATTCAGAGCATCAATCAAAGAGAGACCGATACCTGGGAAAGGGCCTTGACGCAAATAGGGGCTAATCCCAACTCACAACTGGACATCGTCTTGAAACGGGGAGACGAAATAAAAGCTGTAAAAATGGTCAGTTCTTCTGACGAAAAGACCGGGGTTGGGACAGCCGGTTTATATCCCGAGATCCCTGCAGCGGTAGGACAGGTTAGAAAAGGCTTCCCGGCTGAAAAAGCAGGCCTGGAAGAGGGGGACAAAATCGTTTCGATCAACGGAACACCCATTACCCACTGGAATCAAATGTCGTTGTTTATCAAGAAAAATGCAGGAAAAGAAGTTAATTTGATGGTTGATCGAAAAGGGGACCTCTTTAATAAAACGTTAGTTCCTGTAAAGGACGATGCTTCCGGGATGGTGGTGATCGGGGTTTCCATTGGACAAAAAATGGTTTTTAAACGTTACGGCCTGTTTGAATCGATTAAAAAAGGGTTTGTCAAAACCGCTGAATTAACCCGGTTAACGTTTGACGTTTTAAAACAGCTGTTAACCCTCAACCTCTCCCTGAAATCTTTGGGAGGGCCGATTATGATTGCCCAACTTACCGGACAGGCGGCTCATTCAGGAATGGGCGATTTGATCGCCCTGATGGCATTTTTAAGCCTCCAACTGGCGATCATGAATATATTACCCATCCCTGTTTTGGACGGTGGATGGCTCCTTTTTCTCGGAATTGAAGCGGTGATGGGAAGGCCTTTAAATCAAAAAGGGATGCAGATTGCCCAGACCGTCGGATTTGCGGCCTTAATGACCCTTTTTGTCGTGGTTTCCTACAATGATATTCTCCGCATATTCAAATAGAATGAATAAGCCGAGAAGAAAAACAAAACGGATCAACGTGGGTGGAATTCCGATCGGAGGGGACGCGCCCATCAGCGTCCAATCGATGACGACGACGAATACCGACGACGTCAAGGCGACCGCCACCCAAATCCACCAGTTAGAAAATGCCGGATGTGAAATTGTCCGGGTGGCGGTTCCC
This genomic window contains:
- the rseP gene encoding RIP metalloprotease RseP; amino-acid sequence: MLYTIVTFIIVLGILVVIHEWGHFYIARRNGVRILKFSVGFGPKIYGKKIGDTEYVVSAIPLGGFVKMAGENPDEIQKAPDEFASKTVWQRAKIVFAGPFMNLFLAFALMPLVFLIGTDVPAYIDQAPKIGWVDENSPAQEAGLQPGDVIQSINQRETDTWERALTQIGANPNSQLDIVLKRGDEIKAVKMVSSSDEKTGVGTAGLYPEIPAAVGQVRKGFPAEKAGLEEGDKIVSINGTPITHWNQMSLFIKKNAGKEVNLMVDRKGDLFNKTLVPVKDDASGMVVIGVSIGQKMVFKRYGLFESIKKGFVKTAELTRLTFDVLKQLLTLNLSLKSLGGPIMIAQLTGQAAHSGMGDLIALMAFLSLQLAIMNILPIPVLDGGWLLFLGIEAVMGRPLNQKGMQIAQTVGFAALMTLFVVVSYNDILRIFK